The following proteins come from a genomic window of Candidatus Binatia bacterium:
- the rpsH gene encoding 30S ribosomal protein S8: protein MMTDPIADLLTRIRNACRGRRDQVALPHSRVKEAIARLLCDEGFLREVEVSGEQTRKSLVLHIRYSDGGEPVLTGIRRISRPGLRRYSSSEEAPRVRGGLGISILSTPVGLLSDREARRRNVGGEVICEVW from the coding sequence ATGATGACCGATCCGATTGCCGATCTTCTCACCCGCATCCGCAACGCGTGCCGCGGGCGCCGCGACCAGGTCGCGCTGCCGCACTCGCGCGTGAAGGAAGCCATCGCGCGCCTGCTGTGCGACGAAGGCTTCCTGCGCGAAGTCGAGGTTTCCGGCGAACAGACCCGCAAGTCGCTGGTGCTGCACATCCGCTACAGCGACGGCGGCGAACCGGTGCTGACCGGCATCCGCCGAATCAGCCGCCCCGGCCTGCGTCGCTACAGCTCTTCCGAAGAGGCGCCGCGCGTTCGTGGCGGTCTCGGCATCAGTATCCTGAGCACCCCGGTTGGCCTGCTGTCCGACCGCGAGGCGCGCCGCCGCAACGTGGGCGGCGAAGTGATCTGCGAGGTCTGGTAA
- a CDS encoding type Z 30S ribosomal protein S14: MAKKSMIIKSERKPKFTVRGYTRCKQCGRPRSVYRRFKLCRICLRNLALQGVIPGLVKASW, translated from the coding sequence GTGGCCAAGAAATCGATGATCATCAAGTCCGAGCGCAAGCCGAAGTTCACGGTGCGCGGCTACACGCGCTGCAAGCAATGCGGCCGCCCGCGCAGCGTTTACCGGCGCTTCAAGCTCTGCCGCATCTGCCTGCGCAATCTCGCGCTGCAGGGCGTGATTCCAGGCCTCGTCAAGGCGAGCTGGTGA
- the rplE gene encoding 50S ribosomal protein L5, whose product MAATKPTLQRRYEDEIRPVLQKEFGLTSVMAVPRLEKIVINVGLGDAVQNPKLIDGAVEQVGIITGQRPVVTRSKKAISNFKLREKMPIGVAVTLRRERMYEFLERFIRVALPRVRDFRGLPSRGFDGRGNLSIGLREQIIFPEIELDKVEKIHGLSVTIVTTARNDAQGRALLTRLGMPFRPQGGSQQQ is encoded by the coding sequence ATGGCTGCAACCAAACCGACGCTCCAGCGGCGCTATGAGGACGAGATCCGACCCGTGCTGCAGAAGGAGTTCGGCCTGACCAGCGTGATGGCAGTGCCCCGCCTCGAGAAGATCGTGATCAATGTGGGCCTGGGCGACGCCGTCCAGAACCCCAAACTGATCGACGGAGCGGTCGAGCAGGTCGGCATCATCACCGGGCAAAGGCCGGTTGTCACTCGCTCGAAAAAGGCCATCTCGAATTTCAAGCTTCGCGAGAAGATGCCGATCGGCGTCGCCGTGACGCTGCGCCGCGAGCGGATGTACGAGTTCCTCGAGCGCTTCATCCGCGTCGCGCTTCCGCGCGTTCGCGACTTTCGCGGGCTGCCCAGCCGCGGCTTCGACGGCCGCGGCAACCTCAGCATCGGATTGCGCGAACAGATCATTTTCCCCGAGATCGAGCTCGACAAGGTCGAGAAGATCCACGGACTGTCGGTGACGATCGTGACCACCGCGCGCAACGACGCGCAGGGTCGCGCGCTGCTGACCAGGCTCGGAATGCCGTTCCGCCCGCAGGGCGGGAGCCAGCAGCAATAG
- the rplX gene encoding 50S ribosomal protein L24, producing the protein MAKQNIKKGDTVIVIAGKDKGKTGKVTRVLTDGDRIQVERIAMVKRHNKPRGQQPGGILEKETPIHISNVMLLCPSVHKPTRVGRKAIEGGKGGKTRHVRVSRVSGEVIDAR; encoded by the coding sequence ATGGCCAAGCAGAACATCAAGAAGGGCGATACCGTGATCGTCATCGCGGGCAAGGACAAGGGCAAGACCGGCAAGGTCACCCGCGTCCTGACCGACGGCGACCGCATCCAGGTCGAACGCATCGCAATGGTCAAGCGCCACAACAAGCCGCGCGGCCAGCAGCCCGGCGGCATTCTCGAGAAGGAGACGCCGATCCACATCTCCAACGTGATGCTGCTGTGCCCGAGCGTCCACAAGCCGACGCGCGTCGGTCGCAAGGCGATCGAAGGCGGCAAGGGCGGCAAGACCCGGCACGTGCGCGTGAGCCGTGTCAGCGGAGAGGTCATCGACGCGCGTTGA
- the rplN gene encoding 50S ribosomal protein L14 yields the protein MIGQEAVLDVADNSGARRLLCIRVLGGTRRRYARIGDIIVGSVKEATPGGKITKGQVVKAVVVRTTRETRRPDGSYIRFDTNSAVILDNQGEPIGTRIFGPVARELRAKKFMKIISLAPEVL from the coding sequence ATGATCGGGCAGGAGGCAGTCCTCGACGTCGCCGACAATTCCGGCGCACGCCGCCTGCTGTGCATCCGCGTGCTCGGCGGCACGCGTCGTCGCTACGCGCGCATCGGCGACATCATCGTCGGCAGCGTCAAGGAAGCGACGCCGGGCGGAAAGATCACCAAGGGCCAGGTGGTCAAGGCAGTCGTCGTGCGAACGACGCGCGAGACGCGCCGCCCCGACGGGTCCTACATCCGCTTCGACACCAACTCGGCCGTCATCCTGGACAACCAGGGCGAGCCCATCGGAACCCGCATCTTCGGACCGGTGGCCCGCGAGCTGCGCGCGAAGAAGTTCATGAAGATCATCTCGCTCGCGCCGGAGGTTCTGTAG
- the rpsQ gene encoding 30S ribosomal protein S17 — protein sequence MSDVATPARPRAKTREGIVVSNKMDKTAVVKVARRVRHGKYMKTVVRDKHYMVHDEKNECRPGDRVVIAETRPLSRLKRWRLSRIVEQAVQGPAVADVEGGLK from the coding sequence ATGAGTGACGTCGCGACGCCGGCGAGGCCGCGGGCAAAGACCCGCGAGGGCATCGTCGTCAGCAACAAGATGGACAAGACCGCGGTGGTCAAGGTGGCCCGGCGCGTGCGCCACGGCAAGTACATGAAGACCGTCGTGCGCGACAAGCACTACATGGTGCACGACGAGAAGAACGAGTGCCGTCCCGGTGATCGCGTGGTGATCGCCGAGACGCGTCCGCTCAGCCGCCTCAAGCGCTGGCGCCTGTCCCGCATCGTCGAGCAGGCCGTGCAGGGGCCGGCCGTGGCGGACGTGGAGGGAGGCCTGAAATGA
- the rpmC gene encoding 50S ribosomal protein L29, with amino-acid sequence MQPNDVRKLGAEELGKKEAELRDKVARLTLKRNARRLDKPSELKSVRRDLARVLTVRGEKAAHKKGTKS; translated from the coding sequence ATGCAGCCGAATGACGTTCGCAAGCTCGGGGCCGAGGAGCTCGGCAAGAAGGAAGCGGAGCTGCGCGACAAGGTCGCGCGCCTGACGCTCAAGCGCAACGCGCGGCGCCTCGACAAGCCGTCGGAGCTCAAGAGCGTGCGTCGTGACCTGGCGCGCGTGCTGACGGTCCGCGGCGAGAAGGCTGCGCACAAGAAGGGAACGAAGTCATGA
- the rplP gene encoding 50S ribosomal protein L16, protein MLQPKKTKFRKMHKMKGRNRGLAYSGNTLEFGDFGLKSTAWGRLTARQIEAARIAITRHIKRGGRVWIRIFPDLPITKKPAEVRMGKGKGSPEAWVCPVQPGRVLFEMEGVEPTLAKEAMRLAAHKLPVSTRFCSREEAHAAE, encoded by the coding sequence ATGCTGCAGCCGAAAAAGACCAAGTTCCGCAAGATGCACAAGATGAAGGGTCGCAACCGCGGCCTGGCGTACTCGGGCAATACCCTGGAGTTCGGCGACTTCGGTTTGAAGTCGACGGCGTGGGGCCGCCTGACCGCGCGCCAGATCGAGGCTGCCCGAATCGCGATCACGCGCCACATCAAGCGCGGCGGCCGCGTCTGGATCCGCATCTTCCCGGACCTTCCGATCACGAAGAAACCGGCCGAAGTGCGCATGGGAAAAGGCAAGGGATCGCCCGAGGCGTGGGTCTGCCCGGTGCAGCCCGGTCGCGTGCTGTTCGAGATGGAAGGCGTCGAGCCGACGCTGGCGAAGGAAGCGATGCGCCTGGCCGCCCACAAGCTGCCGGTCTCCACGCGCTTCTGCTCCAGAGAGGAAGCCCATGCAGCCGAATGA
- the rpsC gene encoding 30S ribosomal protein S3: MGQKTHPRGFRLGVTETWDSRWFAGKNYADLLQQDLAIRKFLRKRLSHAGVPKIEIERASKNVRVHIHTARPGIVIGKKGAEIEKLKSDMQKLAGKDSFVEIHEIRRPDLDAQLVAENIALQLERRVMFRRAMKEAVARAMRMGGLGIRVQCGGRLGGHEIARTEWYREGQVPLHTLRADVQYGLAEARTTFGVIGVKVWVYRGDGTLRHQEERKAGAGM; this comes from the coding sequence GTGGGACAGAAAACACATCCGAGAGGCTTTCGCCTCGGCGTCACCGAGACCTGGGACTCGCGCTGGTTCGCGGGCAAGAATTACGCGGATCTGCTGCAGCAGGATCTCGCGATCCGCAAGTTCCTGCGCAAGCGCCTCTCGCACGCCGGGGTACCGAAGATCGAGATCGAGCGCGCTTCGAAGAACGTGCGCGTGCACATCCATACCGCGCGCCCCGGCATCGTCATCGGCAAGAAGGGCGCCGAGATCGAGAAGCTGAAGTCGGACATGCAGAAGCTGGCCGGCAAGGACAGCTTCGTCGAGATCCACGAGATCCGCCGTCCCGACCTCGACGCCCAGCTCGTCGCCGAGAACATCGCGCTGCAGCTCGAGCGCCGCGTGATGTTCCGCCGCGCGATGAAGGAAGCGGTCGCGCGCGCGATGCGCATGGGCGGCCTGGGCATTCGCGTCCAGTGCGGCGGGCGGCTGGGCGGCCACGAAATCGCACGCACCGAATGGTACCGCGAGGGCCAGGTGCCGCTGCACACGCTGCGCGCCGACGTGCAGTACGGGCTTGCCGAAGCACGCACGACGTTCGGCGTCATCGGCGTCAAAGTCTGGGTTTACCGCGGCGACGGCACGTTGCGCCATCAGGAAGAGCGCAAGGCCGGAGCGGGGATGTAA
- the rplV gene encoding 50S ribosomal protein L22 yields MEVKAIARYQSISPRKCRLVADIVRGQGVEDALAVLDFTPKKAARFVAKTLRSAVANAENNNNLDVDTLFVKTITVDPGPVAGRFRPRAQGRATAIRKRTSHITVVVDSRG; encoded by the coding sequence ATGGAAGTGAAAGCCATCGCCCGTTACCAGTCGATCTCGCCGCGCAAGTGCCGCCTGGTCGCCGACATCGTGCGCGGCCAGGGCGTCGAGGACGCGCTGGCGGTGCTCGATTTTACGCCGAAGAAGGCGGCGCGCTTCGTCGCCAAGACGCTGCGCTCCGCCGTCGCGAACGCGGAGAACAACAACAACCTCGACGTCGACACTCTCTTCGTCAAGACGATCACCGTGGACCCCGGTCCCGTTGCCGGGCGTTTCCGGCCGCGAGCGCAGGGACGCGCCACCGCGATCCGCAAGCGCACCAGCCACATCACCGTGGTGGTGGACTCGCGCGGCTGA
- the rpsS gene encoding 30S ribosomal protein S19 gives MPRSIKKGPFVDASVLKKISMQSVDDRRPIKTWSRRSTIVPEMIGYTFSVHNGRRFLPIYINENMVGHKLGEFAPTRTFQAHSGARKSEGPGRK, from the coding sequence GTGCCCAGGTCCATCAAGAAAGGCCCCTTCGTGGATGCCAGCGTGCTCAAGAAGATCTCCATGCAGAGCGTCGACGATCGCCGCCCGATCAAGACGTGGTCGCGGCGCTCGACGATCGTGCCGGAGATGATCGGTTACACGTTCTCGGTCCACAACGGACGACGTTTTCTGCCGATCTACATCAACGAGAACATGGTCGGTCACAAGCTCGGCGAGTTTGCGCCGACCCGTACCTTCCAGGCCCACTCCGGCGCGCGCAAGAGCGAAGGGCCGGGCAGGAAGTAA
- the rplB gene encoding 50S ribosomal protein L2, whose amino-acid sequence MGVKFFKPTSPGRRFMTGFDFDEVTETQPEKSLLRPIKKSGGRNSNGRITSRHRGGGHKRRYRLIDFRRTKDGIPGRIATVEYDPNRSARIALLVYADGEKAYIVAPEGAKVGDAVVSGPESDIKPGNTLPLDRVPVGTTVHSIEIKPGAGGKMARSAGCGAQLVAKEGDYALLRLPSGELRNVRRECRATIGQVGNAQHENITIGKAGRARWRGVRPQTRGIAMNPVDHPHGGGEGRAKGNHPQTPWGKPTKGARTRYNPRTDKYIVTRRKKK is encoded by the coding sequence GTGGGAGTGAAGTTCTTCAAGCCAACCTCGCCCGGACGCCGTTTCATGACGGGGTTCGATTTCGACGAGGTGACCGAGACCCAGCCTGAGAAGTCGCTGTTGCGTCCGATCAAGAAGAGCGGCGGTCGCAACTCGAACGGGCGCATTACGTCGCGTCACCGCGGCGGCGGCCACAAGCGGCGCTACCGGCTGATCGATTTCCGTCGCACCAAGGACGGGATCCCCGGCCGCATCGCCACCGTCGAGTACGACCCGAACCGCTCGGCGCGCATTGCGCTGCTCGTCTACGCCGACGGCGAGAAGGCCTACATCGTCGCTCCCGAGGGCGCCAAGGTGGGCGATGCCGTCGTGTCCGGCCCGGAGTCGGACATCAAGCCCGGCAACACGCTTCCGCTGGATCGCGTTCCGGTGGGCACCACGGTGCACTCGATCGAAATCAAGCCGGGTGCCGGCGGCAAGATGGCGCGCAGCGCCGGTTGCGGCGCCCAGCTCGTCGCCAAGGAAGGCGACTACGCGCTGCTGCGACTGCCTTCGGGCGAGCTTCGCAACGTGCGCCGCGAGTGCCGCGCGACCATCGGACAGGTCGGCAACGCGCAGCACGAGAACATCACGATCGGCAAAGCCGGTCGCGCGCGGTGGCGGGGCGTCAGGCCCCAGACCCGCGGCATCGCGATGAACCCGGTCGATCACCCGCACGGCGGCGGCGAAGGCCGCGCCAAGGGTAATCATCCGCAGACGCCGTGGGGCAAGCCGACCAAGGGCGCCCGCACGCGCTACAACCCGCGCACCGACAAGTACATCGTCACGCGGCGCAAGAAGAAGTAG
- the rplW gene encoding 50S ribosomal protein L23, whose translation MGSELKLLQTPLITEKGTLVAEHGQVVFKVPTHATKFEIRRAVEKLFSVKVTAVRTANFLGKKKRAGKILGKRPAWKKAYITLADGNAAELLEKI comes from the coding sequence ATGGGAAGCGAGCTCAAGCTGCTGCAGACCCCGCTGATCACCGAGAAGGGGACTCTGGTTGCCGAGCACGGCCAGGTCGTCTTCAAGGTGCCGACGCACGCGACGAAGTTCGAGATCCGCCGCGCCGTCGAGAAGCTGTTTTCGGTGAAAGTGACCGCGGTGCGTACCGCCAACTTCCTCGGCAAGAAAAAACGCGCCGGCAAGATCCTCGGCAAGCGCCCCGCATGGAAGAAGGCCTACATCACCCTCGCCGACGGCAACGCCGCCGAGCTGCTGGAAAAGATCTGA